One part of the Ancylomarina subtilis genome encodes these proteins:
- a CDS encoding DUF5715 family protein → MNKRKKRYHTRKILITTAIFASSIPILFSALSPTNKGKTEAQVSVPVLSKNENRALRRYNNNYHLKLAQAKGLEKPLVSKDEYKTSPKEFGRRYDLDKITDNKYYEIPHLTNSLPYLQEPAVEFLDLLGEAFCDQLEELGIRKYRFSVTSILRTIEDQKSLRKKNVNATPNNSSHYYGRTFDISQTRFFERGNSKPVYTYRLRNILLRVLIKLQTEGKCYVLLEGQTKCIHVTVR, encoded by the coding sequence ATGAACAAAAGAAAAAAAAGATATCATACTCGCAAAATTTTAATAACCACCGCAATATTCGCAAGTAGTATACCTATACTATTTTCAGCATTAAGCCCAACAAACAAAGGTAAAACCGAAGCCCAGGTCTCTGTTCCGGTACTTTCAAAAAATGAAAATAGAGCACTGCGCCGTTATAATAATAATTATCATCTAAAGCTTGCACAAGCAAAAGGTTTGGAAAAGCCTTTGGTTTCAAAAGACGAATATAAGACAAGCCCCAAAGAGTTTGGGCGCCGTTATGATCTCGACAAAATAACCGATAACAAATACTATGAAATACCCCATTTAACAAATTCACTTCCTTACCTGCAAGAACCAGCAGTCGAGTTTTTAGACCTTCTTGGCGAAGCGTTTTGTGACCAACTCGAAGAATTGGGCATTAGAAAATATCGGTTTTCTGTAACATCAATATTGAGGACCATCGAAGATCAAAAATCGCTGCGCAAAAAAAACGTAAACGCTACGCCAAATAATTCATCACATTATTATGGTAGGACCTTTGATATTTCGCAAACTCGTTTTTTTGAGAGAGGTAACAGTAAACCTGTTTATACATACCGCCTTAGAAATATATTGCTTCGCGTATTAATTAAGTTGCAGACTGAAGGTAAATGTTACGTTCTGCTTGAGGGGCAAACCAAATGCATTCATGTAACGGTAAGATAA